The uncultured Desulfuromonas sp. genome has a segment encoding these proteins:
- a CDS encoding ATP-binding protein yields the protein MTKLSTGSRAIFLAKLSLPVSRSMVSVAVGCAGQVTQALQLDKTFRSQLELAVEEAFSNIVEHYSVIPGADDRIHVAFALNADTLVVSLTEKGMPFSPEAGPRYSSERLETMERPGLGTLLMSQCVDHVEFLLHGRQGKETRLSKTLTDVTIPEDLLPLKQPHKPQRLTVDDFEIHCPEEHELAEISRLAWKCYGYSQEELLYDLDLLKKKFRCGEYRPVVVIDATTRAMVMHSCLKYHDPNSHVPEYGLAFADPAYRVPRQAVRAMASKAFELARNNGADGVFDCSVTTHTASQKGMQVYCGSQPCSLFFAIAAAGMQARELSTSVQEKGSVINHYFAFNRTVKQVFCPPRHLDIMRCIYQWLELPREFSQPQTCALTGDAETDVFALPDELNVVFITVRKIGEQSVEQIGQALRDARLKRRHAVFVFIPLGMPAAPALVDHCEKMGFSFAGLMPHIHDGDDRILMQYVDCPVNLDAIRVYGDHSRQLFDYVVRELKEVGGR from the coding sequence ATGACAAAATTATCAACAGGTTCGCGAGCTATTTTTCTCGCCAAACTGTCTCTTCCCGTATCACGCTCCATGGTGTCGGTCGCGGTAGGTTGTGCGGGTCAAGTGACCCAGGCCTTGCAACTGGATAAGACGTTTCGCAGTCAATTGGAGCTGGCGGTCGAAGAAGCTTTCAGCAATATCGTTGAACATTATTCCGTCATTCCCGGCGCCGATGATCGTATCCACGTGGCTTTTGCTCTAAACGCCGATACGCTCGTTGTTTCCCTGACGGAAAAAGGCATGCCGTTTTCTCCGGAGGCCGGACCGCGCTATTCCTCTGAGCGACTTGAAACCATGGAACGGCCGGGACTGGGAACCTTGCTGATGAGCCAGTGCGTGGATCATGTTGAGTTTCTGTTGCATGGGCGGCAAGGCAAAGAGACGCGACTGAGCAAGACGCTCACGGATGTCACGATTCCGGAGGATTTACTGCCGCTAAAGCAACCGCACAAACCGCAGCGTTTAACTGTGGACGATTTTGAGATTCATTGTCCAGAGGAACATGAATTGGCTGAAATCAGTCGTTTGGCCTGGAAGTGTTACGGCTATAGCCAGGAAGAGTTGCTCTATGATCTCGACCTGTTGAAAAAGAAGTTCCGCTGCGGCGAGTATCGTCCGGTTGTTGTTATTGATGCAACAACACGGGCCATGGTGATGCATAGCTGCCTGAAATATCACGATCCGAACAGTCACGTTCCCGAGTATGGATTGGCTTTTGCTGATCCTGCGTACCGGGTTCCACGTCAAGCCGTTCGCGCGATGGCTTCAAAAGCGTTCGAACTCGCGCGGAACAATGGGGCTGACGGTGTTTTTGATTGTTCGGTAACGACCCATACCGCATCGCAAAAAGGGATGCAGGTCTACTGTGGTTCCCAGCCTTGCAGCTTATTCTTCGCCATTGCCGCAGCGGGAATGCAGGCCAGAGAGTTGTCCACCTCGGTTCAGGAAAAGGGCTCGGTGATCAATCATTATTTCGCCTTTAACCGCACGGTAAAACAGGTGTTTTGCCCGCCACGTCACCTTGACATCATGCGCTGTATCTATCAATGGCTTGAGCTGCCACGAGAATTTTCTCAGCCACAAACCTGTGCGCTGACAGGCGACGCCGAGACGGATGTGTTTGCACTCCCCGACGAACTCAATGTCGTCTTTATTACGGTGCGCAAGATCGGCGAACAATCCGTGGAACAGATTGGCCAGGCGCTTCGAGATGCGCGCTTGAAACGCCGTCACGCCGTGTTTGTTTTTATCCCCCTCGGCATGCCTGCGGCACCGGCGCTGGTTGATCACTGTGAAAAGATGGGATTTTCTTTCGCCGGGTTGATGCCGCATATCCATGACGGTGATGACCGGATTCTGATGCAGTATGTGGATTGTCCCGTGAATCTGGACGCCATTCGGGTTTATGGGGACCATTCGCGTCAATTGTTTGATTATGTGGTGCGTGAGTTAAAAGAGGTTGGTGGGCGTTAG
- a CDS encoding CBS domain-containing protein: MKIKEIMQRIKDREIPCVNEHCAIRDVVEVAVRFPHSRLVYVVDEQCRLLGAITLGSLLRFLYPYHYEAKIHSRDILRRLSVKKASDLMSHGNVKASPDESVDTILKRMAKTGVKELAVIDDEGHILADITVIDLLAHSEPDAL; this comes from the coding sequence ATGAAAATTAAAGAGATCATGCAGCGTATCAAGGATCGAGAAATCCCGTGCGTCAATGAGCACTGCGCCATCCGTGACGTGGTTGAGGTGGCGGTGCGTTTCCCCCACTCGCGTCTGGTCTATGTGGTTGATGAGCAGTGCAGGCTGCTCGGCGCCATTACCCTCGGCTCGCTGCTGCGGTTTCTCTACCCTTATCATTATGAAGCCAAGATCCATTCGCGCGACATTCTGCGCCGCCTCAGCGTCAAAAAAGCTTCCGACCTGATGAGCCACGGCAACGTCAAGGCCTCACCGGACGAAAGCGTGGACACCATTCTCAAACGGATGGCCAAGACCGGCGTTAAGGAATTGGCCGTGATCGATGATGAGGGGCACATCCTCGCCGATATCACCGTCATTGATCTGTTGGCCCACAGCGAGCCGGACGCGCTCTAG
- a CDS encoding cation:proton antiporter, producing the protein MTVPALQPLTILGLILVTGYFSGKAANILRLPRISGYIVAGLLFSPSVTGMIPYQQISRLFLFTSEIALAFIAYSIGGSLRISRIRDLGKEIIWINLSEGAGAFICTCVAVYVCQPLLSPLLHESDRIFLSVILILGGISVATAPAATMAVMHELRARGPLTTTLLGVVALDDALSIVLFSASITIAGQLLLSHADNHLIMQGILTIVGSLLMGGLGGLVFGHFFQPSKRPESNLMLTLGAIFLVSGISNHLGFSPLLANMTMGFFIINRVKHADDLFHQMDIMEETIFCLFFTLAAAHFDLKVFATSAVLGIILLLGRFIGKLGGTMVGGKISHAAPPIYRNLGLALLPQAGLSLGLVFLAEPILPTEIFDMLLSAILVSIILNEMISPPLVKWAISNAGETHLEESDEN; encoded by the coding sequence ATGACCGTTCCCGCGCTGCAACCATTGACCATTCTCGGCCTGATTCTCGTCACCGGATATTTTTCCGGTAAGGCGGCGAACATCCTGCGTCTGCCACGTATCAGCGGCTATATTGTCGCCGGTCTGCTCTTCTCCCCTTCGGTGACCGGCATGATCCCTTATCAACAGATCAGTCGTCTGTTTCTTTTCACCTCGGAAATCGCTTTGGCGTTTATCGCCTATTCCATCGGCGGCAGTCTGCGCATCTCGCGGATCCGCGATTTGGGCAAGGAGATCATCTGGATCAACCTGTCGGAAGGGGCCGGAGCGTTTATCTGCACTTGTGTGGCCGTGTATGTCTGCCAACCATTGCTCTCCCCGTTACTGCACGAAAGCGACAGAATCTTTCTCTCGGTCATCCTCATTCTTGGCGGCATTTCCGTGGCCACGGCTCCGGCAGCGACCATGGCGGTCATGCATGAGCTGCGCGCCAGAGGCCCGCTGACAACAACGCTGCTCGGTGTTGTCGCCCTAGATGACGCGTTGAGCATTGTCTTGTTTTCAGCGTCGATCACCATTGCCGGACAGCTGTTACTCAGTCACGCGGACAATCATCTGATCATGCAAGGCATCCTGACCATTGTCGGTTCATTGCTGATGGGAGGTCTTGGCGGGTTGGTGTTCGGTCACTTTTTTCAACCGTCAAAACGTCCGGAAAGTAATCTGATGCTGACTCTGGGCGCTATCTTTCTGGTCAGCGGAATCTCCAATCATCTTGGCTTTTCGCCGCTGTTGGCCAATATGACCATGGGCTTTTTCATCATCAACCGGGTGAAACATGCCGATGATCTGTTTCATCAGATGGACATCATGGAGGAGACCATTTTCTGTCTGTTCTTCACCCTGGCCGCCGCCCATTTTGATTTAAAGGTATTTGCCACGTCGGCCGTGCTGGGCATCATCCTTCTGCTGGGTCGGTTTATCGGCAAACTGGGCGGTACGATGGTGGGCGGTAAGATCTCTCATGCGGCGCCACCGATTTATCGCAATCTCGGCCTGGCATTGTTGCCGCAGGCCGGTCTGTCTCTAGGGCTGGTCTTTCTGGCCGAGCCGATTTTGCCAACGGAAATTTTCGACATGCTGCTCAGTGCCATTTTGGTATCCATCATCCTCAATGAGATGATCTCGCCACCTCTGGTGAAATGGGCGATCAGCAATGCAGGTGAAACACATCTGGAGGAATCGGATGAAAATTAA
- a CDS encoding pentapeptide repeat-containing protein — translation MENDSQPKNSAHPLYMLLHAEEIEEFNSEREANEDFSVLKGLDFRGLDLRGADLHGFDLTDGYFRQTDLRGLDLRTCNLEGASLRSAKISGTYFPVELSADEILMSLNHGTRLRYR, via the coding sequence ATGGAAAATGACAGCCAACCGAAAAACAGCGCGCATCCGCTTTATATGCTGTTGCATGCTGAAGAGATTGAAGAGTTCAACAGCGAACGTGAAGCCAACGAGGATTTCAGCGTGTTAAAAGGGCTGGATTTTCGCGGCCTCGATCTGCGCGGCGCCGATCTGCACGGCTTTGATCTGACCGATGGCTATTTTCGCCAGACCGATCTACGCGGTCTGGATCTGCGTACCTGCAATCTGGAAGGGGCGAGCCTGCGTTCCGCCAAAATTTCCGGCACCTATTTCCCGGTCGAGCTGTCAGCGGATGAAATTCTTATGTCGCTCAATCACGGCACGCGGTTGCGTTATCGTTAG
- a CDS encoding PEP-CTERM sorting domain-containing protein, with amino-acid sequence MRKIVMLPLVVMIFSLPSMAFALAINLQNWTASPGGNWNVSNDGYSVLQTINGQPTYFVSDTDYFNRLIEGTFTVKTTSDDDFIGFVFGFNGSEDYLLFDWKQNNQTSGLEGFTLSRITGSDINLWGHTGNDLEILASSYSSSLGWRDLQSYEFSLDYSAARTIISIDDETIFDIAGNFNTGLFGFYNYSQAYVSYSGFVEEQSAVVPEPSTFALLSFGLMGVMALRKKQHRLSA; translated from the coding sequence ATGAGAAAAATCGTCATGCTCCCCCTTGTAGTAATGATCTTTTCTTTGCCGTCCATGGCATTTGCCCTGGCAATTAATTTACAAAATTGGACAGCCTCTCCAGGGGGTAACTGGAACGTGAGTAACGATGGCTACAGTGTCCTGCAAACCATCAATGGGCAACCCACTTACTTTGTCAGTGACACTGACTATTTTAATCGCTTGATTGAAGGGACATTTACTGTAAAGACAACAAGCGATGACGATTTCATCGGCTTTGTTTTTGGCTTTAATGGCTCAGAGGACTATCTCCTTTTCGACTGGAAGCAGAACAATCAGACCTCAGGACTAGAAGGCTTCACTCTTTCTCGAATCACGGGCTCTGATATTAATCTGTGGGGACATACAGGGAACGATCTTGAGATCCTTGCCAGTTCATACTCTTCTTCCCTGGGATGGCGAGATCTCCAAAGTTACGAATTCTCTCTCGACTATTCCGCGGCACGTACCATCATATCAATTGACGACGAAACCATTTTTGATATTGCAGGGAATTTTAATACCGGGCTATTCGGCTTTTATAATTATTCTCAGGCTTATGTGAGTTATTCGGGGTTTGTTGAAGAGCAAAGTGCCGTTGTTCCGGAACCTTCGACATTTGCCCTTCTGAGCTTTGGATTGATGGGGGTTATGGCGCTAAGGAAGAAGCAACATCGCCTCTCCGCCTAA